A stretch of DNA from Tigriopus californicus strain San Diego chromosome 11, Tcal_SD_v2.1, whole genome shotgun sequence:
TCAGACAAAAAGTACCTTTCTCAGGAACAGTTCAGAAAcatttgattgtttgttaAAGATTTTCCATTCCCTAGAAATCTATCTTGGGACAGCCCactaaaataaaataaatcaattttcaaggaCACACCCTTTTTCAATAGATTagcgaaaaaaataataattatagGAACTCATGGGttatatttcaatatttttattcGAAGACGGATCTGGTACGATTTGTATGTATACTGGTTTAAAACTGGTCTGCTTTTTAATCTAATGCGCTATttcatttaattcaaaaataaaagaagtaGAGCAATACCATAAGAAGCAAAATAGGTAAGCCATAAACCACTGAATATGCTAAAGCGCTCAATCCAGCCAGTTTACGATTCATGTCTTTGGTGTCATTCAGCCTTGGAAATGGGATATCAGGAACGGGCACGCCCAAGAATTCACATAGTGGAGACCACCCTTGTTTGGGATCAAATTCCAATAGACGCTCTTTAGGGACAGTTTTTCTCACGGAATTGTTCCATTGCTGAAAAAAGTCTATTGATGATTCCAAGCCTTCGTCAATGGCCACTAATACTCCTAGAATTAAAAGTCGACAAAGGCCAAGCATGTCTTTAGGGGTTTGTATTAGGAGCCTTGATTTTTTACTACACAATACCTTTAGTCGCTCCTTCAGCTGGTTCCCAAGCAGTTCTGTCTATGACTTCAACCAAATTAGTTTTACCAGCTATTTGCATAAATAGTCTTACGGCAAAAtctttggtctttttgttGCCTTCATAAATGGTCTCTCGAACCGATTTGTACCACGTTTCCGGATTCCTCACTGTTAAGATTACTTTCGCTTTGGGAAATGCTCTTAGCATATCACTGCaatgaaaagtaaacaaaatcGCTCGATTCAAAGACATAGATGGTGTCAAAAAAGAGTATTTTACCGGTAGAAGAAGGATACAGGAAAATCCACCCCAGCTCGATATCCGCGGCCTTCAAAGAACTTTCGCCACTCCTCGTCACTTTTGATCTCACGATTCAGAGCCTTTAACCAGAAGTCTTCTTCCACGCGAGTTCCTTCAGCCACACACATCATGTGATAGCAAGACCCGTTGAGTAATGTGGCCAAGGCACTCCTTATCGAGGTGGTGCCAGTTCTAGGCAATCCAGCTCCAATAACCACAAAGCCATCATAGTTTGGACGATTTAACACATCGTCCTTCATCACACTTTGAAGACTTTTCTG
This window harbors:
- the LOC131890015 gene encoding uncharacterized protein LOC131890015 isoform X1; this translates as MSKIIQKSLQSVMKDDVLNRPNYDGFVVIGAGLPRTGTTSIRSALATLLNGSCYHMMCVAEGTRVEEDFWLKALNREIKSDEEWRKFFEGRGYRAGVDFPVSFFYRDMLRAFPKAKVILTVRNPETWYKSVRETIYEGNKKTKDFAVRLFMQIAGKTNLVEVIDRTAWEPAEGATKGVLVAIDEGLESSIDFFQQWNNSVRKTVPKERLLEFDPKQGWSPLCEFLGVPVPDIPFPRLNDTKDMNRKLAGLSALAYSVVYGLPILLLMVLLYFFYF